The sequence CGCCGTCGGCCTTAAGGAGACGATCAACCGCATCGACGAAGTCCCGAGTGGCTCGCCTGGTGCCGTTCTCGATGCGGCTCACCTGCGCCTTACTGATGTTCATGTGATCAGCAATGGACTGTTGCGTGATCTCTTTTGCCTCACGCATCCGGCGTAGCTGGCCACCGAACGCGATCAGCGCGGGGGACTCCTTGGGGCGTTGACGCCGTGGAGGCATGAGCGCGAAGTTTCCTTTCCCTGGTACTTCACCAGGACGGCCTTCTCGTTTCCAGTCGTCACCAAGATGGTTTGGCAACAACACCATACCGAGAAACCTTGCTAATTGTGTGCTGTTCGCCACACAGAGTGAGGAGAAGGATCATGGGCGAGGCGGCGCGTCACGAGAACGAGATTGTGGTGAAGAACGACCTCGCGGTCGTCGCCGAGGTGCGGCGGTTCGTTCGGCTGGTCACCGGTCAGTGGGAAATGGATGACTTTGTGCCGTGCCTGGTGGCGAGCGAACTGGTCACCAACGCTCTCCGCCACGCGTCCGCGTCCGACGACGACGTGACGTTCCGGATCGGACGCACCGACGACGGCGCGCTGTG is a genomic window of Actinomadura citrea containing:
- a CDS encoding ATP-binding protein, with translation MGEAARHENEIVVKNDLAVVAEVRRFVRLVTGQWEMDDFVPCLVASELVTNALRHASASDDDVTFRIGRTDDGALWMEIQDATCDLPRIQRADTISETGRGLFIVDQFARCWGVRPLAGNAGKVVFAVLNTS